The proteins below are encoded in one region of Pleuronectes platessa chromosome 12, fPlePla1.1, whole genome shotgun sequence:
- the fgfr2 gene encoding fibroblast growth factor receptor 2 isoform X1, with product MGTVSRGRRRRGVWGALAPTNGMASWAWLLAAVLLSLLTVSVARPPLTATKEEDATLEPEEASNKYQISKPTVCSVHPGELLKLSCPLPSTGTITWTKDGSSLGTNNRTLIEQEVLQIRDATPKDSGLYACTSVSKDTVCFIVNVTDAISSGDDEDDTERSEDTGADGEQISAPYWTSSAKMEKKLHAVPAANTVKFRCAAGGNPRPKLRWLKNSRPFRQEDRMGGYKVRSQHWTLIMESVVPSDKGNYTCMVENEFGAINHTYTLDVVERSPHRPILQAGLPANTTVNVGEEARFVCKVYSDAQPHIQWLKHIMQNGSRYGPDGHPYVRVLKTAGVNTTDKEIEVLYLPNVTFEDAGEYTCLAGNSIGISYHTAWLTVLPALEKKAGPFSPDYVEIAIYCAGVFLIACMVGIVVVCRMRNTAKKPDFGGQPAVHKLTKQIPLRRQVTVSADSSHSMNSSTPLVRITTRRSSAHDDPIPEYDLPEDPRWEFSRDRLTLGKPLGEGCFGQVVMAEGLGIDKEKPKEAVTVAVKMLKDDATEKDLSDLVSEMEMMKMIGKHKNIINLLGACTQEGPLYVIVEYASKGNLREYLRARRPPGMEYSYDITRVSDEQLTFKDLVSCTYQVARGMEYLASQKCIHRDLAARNVLVTESNIMKIADFGLARDVHNIDYYKKTTNGRLPVKWMAPEALFDRVYTHQSDVWSFGVLMWEIFTLGGSPYPGIPVEELFKLLKEGHRMDKPGNCTNELYMMMKDCWHAISSQRPTFKQLVEDLDRILTLNSNEEYLDLCAPAEQYSPSFPDTRSSCSSSDDSVFSHEPLPDEPCLSKYQHINGNVKT from the exons AGGCATCCAACAAATACCAAATTTCTAAGCCCACGGTGTGCTCAGTGCACCCAGGGGAGTTGCTGAAGCTGAGCTGCCCTCTGCCATCGACGGGGACCATCACCTGGACCAAAGACGGCAGCTCGCTGGGCACCAACAACCGCACGCTGATAGAGCAGGAGGTGCTGCAGATCCGTGATGCCACGCCCAAGGATTCGGGCCTGTACGCCTGCACCAGCGTTAGCAAAGACACGGTCTGCTTCATAGTGAATGTCACAG ATGCCATTTCGTCGGGAGATGATGAGGACGATACAGAGCGGTCGGAGGACACCGGGGCGGACGGAGAGCAGATCA GCGCTCCTTATTGGACCTCATCAGcgaagatggagaagaagctGCATGCGGTGCCAGCTGCCAACACAGTCAAGTTCCGCTGTGCTGCAGGAGGCAACCCCCGGCCCAAGCTGCGCTGGCTGAAAAACAGCAGGCCTTTCCGCCAAGAGGACCGCATGGGAGGGTATAAG GTGCGTAGCCAGCACTGGACCCTGATCATGGAGAGCGTGGTGCCGTCGGACAAGGGCAACTACACCTGTATGGTGGAGAACGAGTTCGGAGCCATCAACCACACCTACACCTTGGACGTAGTGG AGCGCTCCCCTCATCGGCCCATTCTCCAGGCTGGTCTCCCGGCTAACACCACTGTGAATGTGGGAGAGGAAGCCCGCTTTGTCTGCAAGGTCTACAGCGACGCCCAGCCTCACATCCAGTGGCTGAAACACATCATGCAGAACGGCAGTCGCTATGGCCCAGATGGACACCCCTACGTCCGGGTGCTAAAG ACCGCAGGTGTTAACACCACTGATAAGGAGATAGAAGTTCTCTACTTGCCCAATGTAACATTTGAAGATGCTGGGGAGTATACGTGCTTGGCGGGTAATTCTATTGGGATCTCCTATCACACTGCTTGGTTGACGGTGCTTCCAG CCCTCGAGAAAAAAGCCGGGCCCTTCTCTCCAGACTACGTTGAGATCGCTATATACTGCGCGGGCGTCTTCCTCATTGCCTGCATGGTGGGCATCGTGGTGGTGTGCCGCATGAGGAACACGGCAAAGAAACCGGACTTTGGTGGCCAACCGGCAGTGCACAAACTGACCAAGCAGATCCCTCTGCGCCGCCAGGTAACAG TGTCGGCAGACTCGAGCCATTCCATGAACTCTAGTACGCCGCTGGTACGCATCACGACACGTCGGAGCTCGGCGCACGACGACCCGATCCCCGAGTACGACCTTCCTGAGGATCCACGCTGGGAGTTTTCCCGAGACAG GTTGACCCTGGGCAAACCCCTCGGTGAAGGCTGCTTTGGCCAAGTTGTAATGGCAGAGGGCCTGGGCATCGATAAGGAAAAACCTAAGGAAGCCGTGACTGTCGCCGTCAAGATGCTGAAAG ATGACGCAACTGAGAAAGACCTGTCCGACCTGGTGTcagagatggagatgatgaagatgatcgGCAAACACAAGAACATCATTAATCTCTTGGGGGCCTGTACACAAGAGG GCCCCCTCTATGTGATAGTGGAGTACGCCTCCAAAGGCAACCTCAGGGAGTACCTCCGAGCCCGTCGGCCCCCTGGCATGGAATACTCCTACGACATCACCCGCGTCTCAGACGAACAGCTCACTTTCAAAGATCTGGTCTCCTGCACGTACCAGGTGGCACGGGGCATGGAGTACCTAGCATCGCAGAAG TGTATACACAGAGACCTGGCAGCCAGGAATGTCCTGGTCACAGAGAGCAACATCATGAAGATTGCTGACTTCGGCCTGGCCAGGGACGTCCACAACATCGACTACTATAAAAAGACGACCAAT ggtcGACTCCCGGTAAAATGGATGGCTCCAGAGGCGCTGTTTGACCGGGTCTACACACACCAGAGTGACGT CTGGTCGTTTGGGGTGCTGATGTGGGAGATCTTCACCCTCGGGGGCTCGCCGTACCCTGGCATCCCCGTCGAGGAGCTGTTCAAGTTGCTCAAAGAGGGCCATCGCATGGACAAGCCTGGCAACTGCACCAACGAACT GTACATGATGATGAAAGACTGCTGGCATGCCATCTCCTCCCAGAGACCCACTTTCAAGCAGCTAGTAGAGGATCTGGATCGCATCCTCACCCTCAACAGCAACGAG GAGTACCTGGACCTGTGCGCCCCCGCAGAGCAGTATTCCCCCAGCTTCCCCGACACTcgcagctcctgctcctccagtgaCGACTCCGTGTTTTCCCACGAGCCGTTACCAGATGAGCCCTGCCTCTCCAAGTACCAGCACATCAATGGAAACGTCAAAAcatga
- the fgfr2 gene encoding fibroblast growth factor receptor 2 isoform X2, producing the protein MGTVSRGRRRRGVWGALAPTNGMASWAWLLAAVLLSLLTVSVARPPLTATKEEDATLEPEEASNKYQISKPTVCSVHPGELLKLSCPLPSTGTITWTKDGSSLGTNNRTLIEQEVLQIRDATPKDSGLYACTSVSKDTVCFIVNVTDAISSGDDEDDTERSEDTGADGEQISAPYWTSSAKMEKKLHAVPAANTVKFRCAAGGNPRPKLRWLKNSRPFRQEDRMGGYKVRSQHWTLIMESVVPSDKGNYTCMVENEFGAINHTYTLDVVERSPHRPILQAGLPANTTVNVGEEARFVCKVYSDAQPHIQWLKHIMQNGSRYGPDGHPYVRVLKTAGVNTTDKEIEVLYLPNVTFEDAGEYTCLAGNSIGISYHTAWLTVLPALEKKAGPFSPDYVEIAIYCAGVFLIACMVGIVVVCRMRNTAKKPDFGGQPAVHKLTKQIPLRRQVSADSSHSMNSSTPLVRITTRRSSAHDDPIPEYDLPEDPRWEFSRDRLTLGKPLGEGCFGQVVMAEGLGIDKEKPKEAVTVAVKMLKDDATEKDLSDLVSEMEMMKMIGKHKNIINLLGACTQEGPLYVIVEYASKGNLREYLRARRPPGMEYSYDITRVSDEQLTFKDLVSCTYQVARGMEYLASQKCIHRDLAARNVLVTESNIMKIADFGLARDVHNIDYYKKTTNGRLPVKWMAPEALFDRVYTHQSDVWSFGVLMWEIFTLGGSPYPGIPVEELFKLLKEGHRMDKPGNCTNELYMMMKDCWHAISSQRPTFKQLVEDLDRILTLNSNEEYLDLCAPAEQYSPSFPDTRSSCSSSDDSVFSHEPLPDEPCLSKYQHINGNVKT; encoded by the exons AGGCATCCAACAAATACCAAATTTCTAAGCCCACGGTGTGCTCAGTGCACCCAGGGGAGTTGCTGAAGCTGAGCTGCCCTCTGCCATCGACGGGGACCATCACCTGGACCAAAGACGGCAGCTCGCTGGGCACCAACAACCGCACGCTGATAGAGCAGGAGGTGCTGCAGATCCGTGATGCCACGCCCAAGGATTCGGGCCTGTACGCCTGCACCAGCGTTAGCAAAGACACGGTCTGCTTCATAGTGAATGTCACAG ATGCCATTTCGTCGGGAGATGATGAGGACGATACAGAGCGGTCGGAGGACACCGGGGCGGACGGAGAGCAGATCA GCGCTCCTTATTGGACCTCATCAGcgaagatggagaagaagctGCATGCGGTGCCAGCTGCCAACACAGTCAAGTTCCGCTGTGCTGCAGGAGGCAACCCCCGGCCCAAGCTGCGCTGGCTGAAAAACAGCAGGCCTTTCCGCCAAGAGGACCGCATGGGAGGGTATAAG GTGCGTAGCCAGCACTGGACCCTGATCATGGAGAGCGTGGTGCCGTCGGACAAGGGCAACTACACCTGTATGGTGGAGAACGAGTTCGGAGCCATCAACCACACCTACACCTTGGACGTAGTGG AGCGCTCCCCTCATCGGCCCATTCTCCAGGCTGGTCTCCCGGCTAACACCACTGTGAATGTGGGAGAGGAAGCCCGCTTTGTCTGCAAGGTCTACAGCGACGCCCAGCCTCACATCCAGTGGCTGAAACACATCATGCAGAACGGCAGTCGCTATGGCCCAGATGGACACCCCTACGTCCGGGTGCTAAAG ACCGCAGGTGTTAACACCACTGATAAGGAGATAGAAGTTCTCTACTTGCCCAATGTAACATTTGAAGATGCTGGGGAGTATACGTGCTTGGCGGGTAATTCTATTGGGATCTCCTATCACACTGCTTGGTTGACGGTGCTTCCAG CCCTCGAGAAAAAAGCCGGGCCCTTCTCTCCAGACTACGTTGAGATCGCTATATACTGCGCGGGCGTCTTCCTCATTGCCTGCATGGTGGGCATCGTGGTGGTGTGCCGCATGAGGAACACGGCAAAGAAACCGGACTTTGGTGGCCAACCGGCAGTGCACAAACTGACCAAGCAGATCCCTCTGCGCCGCCAG GTGTCGGCAGACTCGAGCCATTCCATGAACTCTAGTACGCCGCTGGTACGCATCACGACACGTCGGAGCTCGGCGCACGACGACCCGATCCCCGAGTACGACCTTCCTGAGGATCCACGCTGGGAGTTTTCCCGAGACAG GTTGACCCTGGGCAAACCCCTCGGTGAAGGCTGCTTTGGCCAAGTTGTAATGGCAGAGGGCCTGGGCATCGATAAGGAAAAACCTAAGGAAGCCGTGACTGTCGCCGTCAAGATGCTGAAAG ATGACGCAACTGAGAAAGACCTGTCCGACCTGGTGTcagagatggagatgatgaagatgatcgGCAAACACAAGAACATCATTAATCTCTTGGGGGCCTGTACACAAGAGG GCCCCCTCTATGTGATAGTGGAGTACGCCTCCAAAGGCAACCTCAGGGAGTACCTCCGAGCCCGTCGGCCCCCTGGCATGGAATACTCCTACGACATCACCCGCGTCTCAGACGAACAGCTCACTTTCAAAGATCTGGTCTCCTGCACGTACCAGGTGGCACGGGGCATGGAGTACCTAGCATCGCAGAAG TGTATACACAGAGACCTGGCAGCCAGGAATGTCCTGGTCACAGAGAGCAACATCATGAAGATTGCTGACTTCGGCCTGGCCAGGGACGTCCACAACATCGACTACTATAAAAAGACGACCAAT ggtcGACTCCCGGTAAAATGGATGGCTCCAGAGGCGCTGTTTGACCGGGTCTACACACACCAGAGTGACGT CTGGTCGTTTGGGGTGCTGATGTGGGAGATCTTCACCCTCGGGGGCTCGCCGTACCCTGGCATCCCCGTCGAGGAGCTGTTCAAGTTGCTCAAAGAGGGCCATCGCATGGACAAGCCTGGCAACTGCACCAACGAACT GTACATGATGATGAAAGACTGCTGGCATGCCATCTCCTCCCAGAGACCCACTTTCAAGCAGCTAGTAGAGGATCTGGATCGCATCCTCACCCTCAACAGCAACGAG GAGTACCTGGACCTGTGCGCCCCCGCAGAGCAGTATTCCCCCAGCTTCCCCGACACTcgcagctcctgctcctccagtgaCGACTCCGTGTTTTCCCACGAGCCGTTACCAGATGAGCCCTGCCTCTCCAAGTACCAGCACATCAATGGAAACGTCAAAAcatga
- the fgfr2 gene encoding fibroblast growth factor receptor 2 isoform X4, whose product MGTVSRGRRRRGVWGALAPTNGMASWAWLLAAVLLSLLTVSVARPPLTATKEEDATLEPEDAISSGDDEDDTERSEDTGADGEQISAPYWTSSAKMEKKLHAVPAANTVKFRCAAGGNPRPKLRWLKNSRPFRQEDRMGGYKVRSQHWTLIMESVVPSDKGNYTCMVENEFGAINHTYTLDVVERSPHRPILQAGLPANTTVNVGEEARFVCKVYSDAQPHIQWLKHIMQNGSRYGPDGHPYVRVLKTAGVNTTDKEIEVLYLPNVTFEDAGEYTCLAGNSIGISYHTAWLTVLPALEKKAGPFSPDYVEIAIYCAGVFLIACMVGIVVVCRMRNTAKKPDFGGQPAVHKLTKQIPLRRQVTVSADSSHSMNSSTPLVRITTRRSSAHDDPIPEYDLPEDPRWEFSRDRLTLGKPLGEGCFGQVVMAEGLGIDKEKPKEAVTVAVKMLKDDATEKDLSDLVSEMEMMKMIGKHKNIINLLGACTQEGPLYVIVEYASKGNLREYLRARRPPGMEYSYDITRVSDEQLTFKDLVSCTYQVARGMEYLASQKCIHRDLAARNVLVTESNIMKIADFGLARDVHNIDYYKKTTNGRLPVKWMAPEALFDRVYTHQSDVWSFGVLMWEIFTLGGSPYPGIPVEELFKLLKEGHRMDKPGNCTNELYMMMKDCWHAISSQRPTFKQLVEDLDRILTLNSNEEYLDLCAPAEQYSPSFPDTRSSCSSSDDSVFSHEPLPDEPCLSKYQHINGNVKT is encoded by the exons ATGCCATTTCGTCGGGAGATGATGAGGACGATACAGAGCGGTCGGAGGACACCGGGGCGGACGGAGAGCAGATCA GCGCTCCTTATTGGACCTCATCAGcgaagatggagaagaagctGCATGCGGTGCCAGCTGCCAACACAGTCAAGTTCCGCTGTGCTGCAGGAGGCAACCCCCGGCCCAAGCTGCGCTGGCTGAAAAACAGCAGGCCTTTCCGCCAAGAGGACCGCATGGGAGGGTATAAG GTGCGTAGCCAGCACTGGACCCTGATCATGGAGAGCGTGGTGCCGTCGGACAAGGGCAACTACACCTGTATGGTGGAGAACGAGTTCGGAGCCATCAACCACACCTACACCTTGGACGTAGTGG AGCGCTCCCCTCATCGGCCCATTCTCCAGGCTGGTCTCCCGGCTAACACCACTGTGAATGTGGGAGAGGAAGCCCGCTTTGTCTGCAAGGTCTACAGCGACGCCCAGCCTCACATCCAGTGGCTGAAACACATCATGCAGAACGGCAGTCGCTATGGCCCAGATGGACACCCCTACGTCCGGGTGCTAAAG ACCGCAGGTGTTAACACCACTGATAAGGAGATAGAAGTTCTCTACTTGCCCAATGTAACATTTGAAGATGCTGGGGAGTATACGTGCTTGGCGGGTAATTCTATTGGGATCTCCTATCACACTGCTTGGTTGACGGTGCTTCCAG CCCTCGAGAAAAAAGCCGGGCCCTTCTCTCCAGACTACGTTGAGATCGCTATATACTGCGCGGGCGTCTTCCTCATTGCCTGCATGGTGGGCATCGTGGTGGTGTGCCGCATGAGGAACACGGCAAAGAAACCGGACTTTGGTGGCCAACCGGCAGTGCACAAACTGACCAAGCAGATCCCTCTGCGCCGCCAGGTAACAG TGTCGGCAGACTCGAGCCATTCCATGAACTCTAGTACGCCGCTGGTACGCATCACGACACGTCGGAGCTCGGCGCACGACGACCCGATCCCCGAGTACGACCTTCCTGAGGATCCACGCTGGGAGTTTTCCCGAGACAG GTTGACCCTGGGCAAACCCCTCGGTGAAGGCTGCTTTGGCCAAGTTGTAATGGCAGAGGGCCTGGGCATCGATAAGGAAAAACCTAAGGAAGCCGTGACTGTCGCCGTCAAGATGCTGAAAG ATGACGCAACTGAGAAAGACCTGTCCGACCTGGTGTcagagatggagatgatgaagatgatcgGCAAACACAAGAACATCATTAATCTCTTGGGGGCCTGTACACAAGAGG GCCCCCTCTATGTGATAGTGGAGTACGCCTCCAAAGGCAACCTCAGGGAGTACCTCCGAGCCCGTCGGCCCCCTGGCATGGAATACTCCTACGACATCACCCGCGTCTCAGACGAACAGCTCACTTTCAAAGATCTGGTCTCCTGCACGTACCAGGTGGCACGGGGCATGGAGTACCTAGCATCGCAGAAG TGTATACACAGAGACCTGGCAGCCAGGAATGTCCTGGTCACAGAGAGCAACATCATGAAGATTGCTGACTTCGGCCTGGCCAGGGACGTCCACAACATCGACTACTATAAAAAGACGACCAAT ggtcGACTCCCGGTAAAATGGATGGCTCCAGAGGCGCTGTTTGACCGGGTCTACACACACCAGAGTGACGT CTGGTCGTTTGGGGTGCTGATGTGGGAGATCTTCACCCTCGGGGGCTCGCCGTACCCTGGCATCCCCGTCGAGGAGCTGTTCAAGTTGCTCAAAGAGGGCCATCGCATGGACAAGCCTGGCAACTGCACCAACGAACT GTACATGATGATGAAAGACTGCTGGCATGCCATCTCCTCCCAGAGACCCACTTTCAAGCAGCTAGTAGAGGATCTGGATCGCATCCTCACCCTCAACAGCAACGAG GAGTACCTGGACCTGTGCGCCCCCGCAGAGCAGTATTCCCCCAGCTTCCCCGACACTcgcagctcctgctcctccagtgaCGACTCCGTGTTTTCCCACGAGCCGTTACCAGATGAGCCCTGCCTCTCCAAGTACCAGCACATCAATGGAAACGTCAAAAcatga
- the fgfr2 gene encoding fibroblast growth factor receptor 2 isoform X5, translating to MGTVSRGRRRRGVWGALAPTNGMASWAWLLAAVLLSLLTVSVARPPLTATKEEDATLEPEEASNKYQISKPTVCSVHPGELLKLSCPLPSTGTITWTKDGSSLGTNNRTLIEQEVLQIRDATPKDSGLYACTSVSKDTVCFIVNVTDAISSGDDEDDTERSEDTGADGEQISAPYWTSSAKMEKKLHAVPAANTVKFRCAAGGNPRPKLRWLKNSRPFRQEDRMGGYKVRSQHWTLIMESVVPSDKGNYTCMVENEFGAINHTYTLDVVERSPHRPILQAGLPANTTVNVGEEARFVCKVYSDAQPHIQWLKHIMQNGSRYGPDGHPYVRVLKRSGINSSDVEVLTLTNVTEDDAGEYICKVSNYIGEANQSGWLTVIPAQTGPFSPDYVEIAIYCAGVFLIACMVGIVVVCRMRNTAKKPDFGGQPAVHKLTKQIPLRRQVSADSSHSMNSSTPLVRITTRRSSAHDDPIPEYDLPEDPRWEFSRDRLTLGKPLGEGCFGQVVMAEGLGIDKEKPKEAVTVAVKMLKDDATEKDLSDLVSEMEMMKMIGKHKNIINLLGACTQEGPLYVIVEYASKGNLREYLRARRPPGMEYSYDITRVSDEQLTFKDLVSCTYQVARGMEYLASQKCIHRDLAARNVLVTESNIMKIADFGLARDVHNIDYYKKTTNGRLPVKWMAPEALFDRVYTHQSDVWSFGVLMWEIFTLGGSPYPGIPVEELFKLLKEGHRMDKPGNCTNELYMMMKDCWHAISSQRPTFKQLVEDLDRILTLNSNEEYLDLCAPAEQYSPSFPDTRSSCSSSDDSVFSHEPLPDEPCLSKYQHINGNVKT from the exons AGGCATCCAACAAATACCAAATTTCTAAGCCCACGGTGTGCTCAGTGCACCCAGGGGAGTTGCTGAAGCTGAGCTGCCCTCTGCCATCGACGGGGACCATCACCTGGACCAAAGACGGCAGCTCGCTGGGCACCAACAACCGCACGCTGATAGAGCAGGAGGTGCTGCAGATCCGTGATGCCACGCCCAAGGATTCGGGCCTGTACGCCTGCACCAGCGTTAGCAAAGACACGGTCTGCTTCATAGTGAATGTCACAG ATGCCATTTCGTCGGGAGATGATGAGGACGATACAGAGCGGTCGGAGGACACCGGGGCGGACGGAGAGCAGATCA GCGCTCCTTATTGGACCTCATCAGcgaagatggagaagaagctGCATGCGGTGCCAGCTGCCAACACAGTCAAGTTCCGCTGTGCTGCAGGAGGCAACCCCCGGCCCAAGCTGCGCTGGCTGAAAAACAGCAGGCCTTTCCGCCAAGAGGACCGCATGGGAGGGTATAAG GTGCGTAGCCAGCACTGGACCCTGATCATGGAGAGCGTGGTGCCGTCGGACAAGGGCAACTACACCTGTATGGTGGAGAACGAGTTCGGAGCCATCAACCACACCTACACCTTGGACGTAGTGG AGCGCTCCCCTCATCGGCCCATTCTCCAGGCTGGTCTCCCGGCTAACACCACTGTGAATGTGGGAGAGGAAGCCCGCTTTGTCTGCAAGGTCTACAGCGACGCCCAGCCTCACATCCAGTGGCTGAAACACATCATGCAGAACGGCAGTCGCTATGGCCCAGATGGACACCCCTACGTCCGGGTGCTAAAG CGTTCAGGCATTAACAGCTCGGACGTGGAGGTGCTCACCCTCACCAACGTGACCGAGGACGATGCCGGAGAGTATATCTGTAAAGTCTCCAATTATATAGGCGAGGCCAACCAGTCAGGCTGGCTGACTGTCATCCCAG CACAGA CCGGGCCCTTCTCTCCAGACTACGTTGAGATCGCTATATACTGCGCGGGCGTCTTCCTCATTGCCTGCATGGTGGGCATCGTGGTGGTGTGCCGCATGAGGAACACGGCAAAGAAACCGGACTTTGGTGGCCAACCGGCAGTGCACAAACTGACCAAGCAGATCCCTCTGCGCCGCCAG GTGTCGGCAGACTCGAGCCATTCCATGAACTCTAGTACGCCGCTGGTACGCATCACGACACGTCGGAGCTCGGCGCACGACGACCCGATCCCCGAGTACGACCTTCCTGAGGATCCACGCTGGGAGTTTTCCCGAGACAG GTTGACCCTGGGCAAACCCCTCGGTGAAGGCTGCTTTGGCCAAGTTGTAATGGCAGAGGGCCTGGGCATCGATAAGGAAAAACCTAAGGAAGCCGTGACTGTCGCCGTCAAGATGCTGAAAG ATGACGCAACTGAGAAAGACCTGTCCGACCTGGTGTcagagatggagatgatgaagatgatcgGCAAACACAAGAACATCATTAATCTCTTGGGGGCCTGTACACAAGAGG GCCCCCTCTATGTGATAGTGGAGTACGCCTCCAAAGGCAACCTCAGGGAGTACCTCCGAGCCCGTCGGCCCCCTGGCATGGAATACTCCTACGACATCACCCGCGTCTCAGACGAACAGCTCACTTTCAAAGATCTGGTCTCCTGCACGTACCAGGTGGCACGGGGCATGGAGTACCTAGCATCGCAGAAG TGTATACACAGAGACCTGGCAGCCAGGAATGTCCTGGTCACAGAGAGCAACATCATGAAGATTGCTGACTTCGGCCTGGCCAGGGACGTCCACAACATCGACTACTATAAAAAGACGACCAAT ggtcGACTCCCGGTAAAATGGATGGCTCCAGAGGCGCTGTTTGACCGGGTCTACACACACCAGAGTGACGT CTGGTCGTTTGGGGTGCTGATGTGGGAGATCTTCACCCTCGGGGGCTCGCCGTACCCTGGCATCCCCGTCGAGGAGCTGTTCAAGTTGCTCAAAGAGGGCCATCGCATGGACAAGCCTGGCAACTGCACCAACGAACT GTACATGATGATGAAAGACTGCTGGCATGCCATCTCCTCCCAGAGACCCACTTTCAAGCAGCTAGTAGAGGATCTGGATCGCATCCTCACCCTCAACAGCAACGAG GAGTACCTGGACCTGTGCGCCCCCGCAGAGCAGTATTCCCCCAGCTTCCCCGACACTcgcagctcctgctcctccagtgaCGACTCCGTGTTTTCCCACGAGCCGTTACCAGATGAGCCCTGCCTCTCCAAGTACCAGCACATCAATGGAAACGTCAAAAcatga